The nucleotide sequence TATTAAAAGAGTAAAGGAGCATTTTGCTGAACCCCTACATCTGGTTCTTGGAGGGTTTCATCTCCATGATAAACCATCATCTGAAGTAATATGGATAGTTAATGAATTTAAAAATTTCGGGATAGAAAAAGTGGCCCCTTGTCATTGTACAGGAGATAAAGCAGTTAAAATGTTTCAACAACAATTTAAAGATGATTTTATAGAAATTTCTGCTGGTTCAAAAATAGTGATTGATTAAAAAACAAAAATGGAACAACAAATTTCTATTTTGGTTGCCTTTCTTGCTGGTGTATTGTCGTTTTTTTCACCGTGTGTTTTGCCATTGATTCCAGCATATATTTGTTTCATTACAGGTCTATCTATGGATAAGTTGATGGATAGTTCTATAAAAAGTAATACAAAGAAAATACTTGGTAACATCCTATTGTTCATTTTAGGGTTCTCAATTATTTTCATTGCTTTGGGTGCTTCTGCAACTTCTGTAGGCAGTGTTATTATCAAAAATCAAAAAATATTGAGGGCAATCGGTGGTATAGTAATCATTATTTTTGGATTACATATTGTTGGGTTGTTCAAAATAAAGTTTCTGGAATATGAGAAAAGGATACATCTGAAAGATAAACCGGTATTAGGCGGGTTTGGTTCTTTAATTGTAGGAATGACATTTGCTGTTGGTTGGACCCCCTGTATCGGACCAATATTCGGGTCAATATTAACCCTTGCTGCAACAAAAAAAACTTTGTCACAGGGTATATTGCTATTAAGCAGTTACTCTTTTGGATTAGCACTACCATTTCTGATAACAGGATTGGCAGTAGATAGGGTTTTGAAAATGTTTAGTAAAGTGAAGAGGTTTATTTCGGTAATATCAGTATTCAGCGGCGTAGTACTTATCATTATAGGTATATTAATTTTGTTTGGGAGGGTGCTATGAAAAAATATTTAATAGTTTTAATTGGTTTTACAGTGTTGTTTAGTGCTTGTGGTAAAAATAAAGTACCACCTGAAGAGAAGTCGGCTCATGTTGAAAAAAAGGATATTACAGAAGATAAATCTCAAACCAATTACGACATTAAAAGAAAATATAAAACCTTTCCTGTAGCTGAAAAGGTTCAGCAGAAGATTGAAAGAAAACAACCACAATGGGGCAATGCACCTGATTTTACATTACCTGCCATCAATGATAATAATTTAACCCTTTCCAGTCTAAAAGGTAAAGTGATTATATTGGATTTCTGGGCGACCTGGTGTCCACCCTGCAGGGCAGAAATTCCTGATTTTATAGAATTACAGAATGAGTATGAGGGGAAATTAGCTATTGTAGGTGTTTGTCTTGATGGAGGCAATACACCTTCTGTTAAGAAATTCGTGGAAGAGATGAAGATAAATTATCCCATAGTAATGGGTAATGATAGAATTGTTCAGGATTACGGTGGGATAAGAGGTATTCCAACTACTTTTATTATTGATAAAAACGGAGACATAAAAGAAACCATTGTTGGCTATCGTCTAAAAAATGTTTTTGAGGATAAAATTAAAGGTATGTGTTTAGGTGGACGAGAGTGAGATAAATACAAAATGCAAAACGAAAAATGCAAGATTCTTAAGTAAGGATTTATTACTTCGTCTATCGTTTATGGTCTATCGTCTATGGTCTATAGACTATCAACGATTTTGAATTTTTAGTTGTTATTTTGAGTTTTAAGTTTTGAATTTTTATTGAAATGTCTAAACTAATAAGGTCAGCTAAACACATACAAATCTAGCAATTAAGGCGAGGTTTTAAATGAAAGAAATTCAAAATTTAAAATTTAAAATTCAAAATTGTGGTAAAAGGCTATTCATTATCAGAAGGATAATAAAGTTCATATCCCTTATCCTTCTCTTTCCCATTCTTATTCCCATTAAATTCTGCCCATATTCGCTTCCCTGGATTGCCTGTTCAGGCTGCAATCTTTTATATTGCCCTGCAAAAACCTTAAGGAATCCAATCCTTTACATTGCAATTCCCTTAAGCCTTTTTGGAAGGCTATTCTGTAGATTTATATGCCCATCTGGAACAATTCAAGATATAACAAACAATATCTCAAGAAGGATTTCTGGTTCTGATGCACATCTTTATTCTCATCCTGCAATAAAATATGTATTCCTTGTCTTTATTCTAATCCTTTGTTTTGACCTTGATGCTTCCTTTTTTCTATCTTGTTATTACTGGATTCCATTTGTTTTTGGAATATTTCTTTTTCTCT is from bacterium and encodes:
- a CDS encoding TlpA disulfide reductase family protein; protein product: MKKYLIVLIGFTVLFSACGKNKVPPEEKSAHVEKKDITEDKSQTNYDIKRKYKTFPVAEKVQQKIERKQPQWGNAPDFTLPAINDNNLTLSSLKGKVIILDFWATWCPPCRAEIPDFIELQNEYEGKLAIVGVCLDGGNTPSVKKFVEEMKINYPIVMGNDRIVQDYGGIRGIPTTFIIDKNGDIKETIVGYRLKNVFEDKIKGMCLGGRE
- a CDS encoding 4Fe-4S binding protein — translated: MKEIQNLKFKIQNCGKRLFIIRRIIKFISLILLFPILIPIKFCPYSLPWIACSGCNLLYCPAKTLRNPILYIAIPLSLFGRLFCRFICPSGTIQDITNNISRRISGSDAHLYSHPAIKYVFLVFILILCFDLDASFFLSCYYWIPFVFGIFLFLSSFTSRYWCRLLCPIGLILSLSKFSPFKIKRDD
- a CDS encoding cytochrome c biogenesis protein CcdA, yielding MEQQISILVAFLAGVLSFFSPCVLPLIPAYICFITGLSMDKLMDSSIKSNTKKILGNILLFILGFSIIFIALGASATSVGSVIIKNQKILRAIGGIVIIIFGLHIVGLFKIKFLEYEKRIHLKDKPVLGGFGSLIVGMTFAVGWTPCIGPIFGSILTLAATKKTLSQGILLLSSYSFGLALPFLITGLAVDRVLKMFSKVKRFISVISVFSGVVLIIIGILILFGRVL